The DNA window CCGCTGCACGTACCCGTGTCGCTCGCCCGCCGGTTCGCCACCCTGGACCAGTTCAGCGGCGGCCGGGTCATCGCCGGCCTTGGACAGGGCTGGCAGCGGCGCGAGTTCGAGACGGCGAACGTGCCGACCAGCCGCAAGGGCGCCCGCACGGAGGAGTTTATTACGGCGATGCGGGCCGCGTGGGGCGCGGACCCGGTCCGGCACGAAGGCGAGTTTTACCAGATCGCGCCGTCAGAGGTGAACCCAAAGCCGGTCCAGGCCCACATTCCGGTGCTGCTGGCCGCGTTTGCGCCGGCCGCCGTCAAACGCGCCGGCCGGATCGCGGACGGCCTGATCCCGGTCGCCTCCTCGGCGGAGGACCTGCGCGGCATCGTGTCCACGTTTCATGACGCGGCCCGGGAGGCGGGCCGCGACCCCAAGGACCTCGTGGTGGTCAACCAGGCGCCCTGGCCGGTCACTCCAATCACCCGTGAGCCGATCGGGGACGGCCTGACCTTCCTCAGCGGATCGCCTCAGCAGATCGCCGAAGACCTCATGGTCGCCCGCGAGATCGGTGCGACCCAGGTGTACCTCTGCGGCGGCCAGGGCCTCGGGCTCGACGAGGGCCTGCAGGCCGGCGACGTGGACCAATGGCTCGGGCTGCTCGGTGAGGTGATCGAGGCGGCCGACCGCCTCGGCGTTCTCGCGCCGTGAGGATCAGCGTGCAGCGGGCGCCGGCGCCCACCGGACCGGAGCACCGGACCTCCCGTGGATCGCCTGACAATTCCAAGGATCCGGTTCGACTGTCAGCACCAGCCCGAGAAAGCTGCCATCCCGTCTGCCATTGACTCGCCCACCGGGGAGCGGGCCGCGGTGATTCGGCCCACCGGCGATCAGCGAATCTCGATGCGACGAATCGCCGCGACCTCGTCGATCCAACTGCTCAACTCGCTGATCTTGACGATGTCGCCGGTTCTCGTGGCTTGGATGATGAGCCCCTCGCCGATGTACATGCCGACGTGGCGTGGGTTGGCCATGGTGCCTTGGCTGCCGGGGATGAAGACGAGGTCGCCGGGTAGGAGAAGCGTCGGGTCGGCCACCGGCTTGCCGGCGTTGACCTGGTCGGTGGTGACGCGCGGGATGGAGATGCCGGCGGCCCGGTATGCCGATTGCATCAGCGATGAGCAGTCGCATTGTTTGTCGGGGTCACTGGAGTGCGGGTCGGTGCAGGAGCCGCCGAAGTGGTAGGGCGTGCCGAGTTGGTTCACGGCCCAGACGATGGCGGTTGCTACGGCGGGTGGGGTGTTGGCGGGTAACGCGAACCCGGCGGGGAGCGCGTCGAGGGTGTCGGTGGCGCAGTCGGCGAGGGTGTTGGTCGTCTGCTCCACGAGGTGCAGGGCATGGTCGGTCCACGTGGCGTAGGCGTCGGGGAATGCGGACAACTGGACGGCTTGCGCGGCTTGGGTGAGCGGCATCGTCTGCCAGCCGGGCACGGTCTGGAGCTTGTCGAAGAACTTGCCGGCCTGGTAGGCGGGCTCGGACAGTTGCGCGACGGTGCCCCAGCCTTGGCTGGGGCGTTGCTGGAAGACGCCGATGGAGTCGTGGTCGTTGCGTTCGCCGAGGTAGGGCAGGTTGCGCAGGCCGGATTCCTGCATTGCGGTGGCGACGGCGACGATCCAGCCCCAGCGGGGTATGCCTTTGGCGACCCCGACGTCGATGATCGTGGCGGCGATGTCGAGTTGCTCGGTGTCCCATCGGCCGGCACCGGACGGCTGCCCGAAGGGGCGCACGGCGGGCGGGGCGGCGATGGCACATCCGCCGGGGCCGCCGCCGGTGACGGAGGACAGCAGCAGGAGGGGCAGGCCGAAGCAGGCGATGATGACGACGGTGACGACGCCGATGACGATCTTTGTCATGGTGATGACCTCTCGGGATAGCAAGAAAGGGCCGGTCTGCGTGCAGGTGCGCGGCCGGACGCCGCAACGTGCGTTCTAGAGGCGTAGAAAAGGGGGAGTAGTTCGGTGTAGGTCGCGCGGAGGAAGTCGGCGATCAGGGTGCTGGCCGGGAACAGCGGGTGGCCCATGTCGACGGGGGTGGCGTAGCGCCAGTCCCAGTGGCCGGGTTCTGAGCTGGGCAGGTACCAGAGGGCGTTGGCGGCATCGAGGAACACGGCGCCGTTGATCTGTGGGGCGAGCAGGGTCATGGGTTGGCTGGGGCAGGTGGCCAGGCAGTGGCAGTCGGGGTTGTTGTAGATCGAGCGTGGTTGGCCGTGGTGGATCGGGCAGCGGCAGTCGCAGGCGCGCTCGCGGGCATTGCGGTAGGTGCACTGCATAGATGTCTCCCTCGGCCGTGAAGCACGAAAAGGTCGTGGGCCGCCGGGTGGGCGGCCCACCTTGAGCGGTCTGGTCAGTCGGTGGACGTGCCGAGGACGTTGGCGGCCTGGCGTAGCAGGTGCTCGATGACGACGTCGGCGCGGGTGTCGATCGCGGTGGCGTTGTCCCAGTCCCAGGTGCCGTTGGCCATGCCGGGGACGCGCCAGAGGTCGCCGCCCTGGTCGAGGAAGAATGCGCGGCCCCGCTGGTGGGCCATCAGCGTGAGGGGTTGGGTGGCGCAGGTGATGGTGCAGGCGCAGCCGGGCTCGTTGTAGGTGGTGCGCGGCAGGCGGTGGTGAATGATGCAGCGGCAGTCGCAGACCCTGCGCCACGGTGGCGTGTACGTCACGGGTTCCTCCGCAAGGGGTGAATGCGCGTACGCCTCGGTCGCCGCCGACGGAGGGGCGGCTTCCGAGGCGTGCGCGGTGGTGTCGGGCCGTCATCGGGTCGACGGCGAGGTGCTGGAGGTTCCGTGTGGTCCGAGGAGCAGGTCGTCCCGGATTTGGCAGGTCTCCTGCACGGTGAGCAGGTGGGCCGGCAGGCGGGGCACGTGTTCGCGCCAGGCCCGGTAGAGGCGGTGGGTCCCGTCGATGAGAAGCGGACCGGGCGACGCTCCGTTGACGCTGATCTGCGCCACGATCAGAGGCTTGGTCAGGTCGGTGGTCATGGCGTAGGTCCGGTTGAGGGCGGTGCTGGTCGGGCCGATGAGGCTGGTTGCCCACGGATTGGGGTTGTCGAGATGGGCAAGGCCGTACGCGGCGGCCCACGCCGGCACGTCCAGGGGCCGGGTGTCGCGGGGCGACGCCGCGATCAGCGCCTGCGCGGCGTCGATCGAGAACACCCACGGCCCGAAGTGGAACCACGGGGTAGTCGAGGGCCGGTCACTGGTGGTCCTTCGTCGCGGTGACGCGGGTGTAGATCGCGATGCAGCGCAGGATCAGCTCGTGTGACGGCAGCCTCAGCAGCCGTTGCCGCTTGTCGTCGCGCAGCTGGTCCCAGATGAGGACGGTGACGCTGGCCGACCAGAGGTCGACGAGAACGCCGTCGATCTTGGCGTGCTGCCGGTTGGCGACGATGCGCCGCAGCGTGTCAATGAGCGTGGGGTCTCCGGGTGGGTGGTTGGCGTCGTCGGGTCGTTGCGCTTCGGGCAGCAGGGTGTAGAAGTCCTCGCAGGTGGACTCGACGCGTGGCGGGACCCCTGGACGACGGCGGCGGGCAGGCCGCACACGGACTGTCGGAGGTCGCGGGTGTGGCGGATGTGGCGGATCATCGGCGGGCCGTCTCGTCTGATCCGCGCCGTGGGTTGCTCGGCGGTGCCATGGGTGTGTCCGCTCCGTGCGGGTCGGGGCAGCGGTCGGTGGACCGCTGCCCCGACGGGTCGAGGTGCGGTCAGACCTTCAGCAGGTCGAAGGCGGCCACCTTGAGCTCGCCGGCGTTGCCGGTGAGCACCCGGTTGGCGCGGGCGATGTCGTTCTTGGCGGGTTGGTAGTGGTCGAGGTACTCGGTGATGGCCTGGTAGCCGGCCCACCGGCTGCCGGCGATGGCCTTCTGGGTGTCGGCCTCGCGGATCAGGTACTTCAGGGTGCCGAGGCGCTGCTTGGCGTTGTTG is part of the Micromonospora cremea genome and encodes:
- a CDS encoding TIGR03619 family F420-dependent LLM class oxidoreductase, yielding MTKVSGCGVELSRNCSVKPLETLSYVAAVTERIKLGSAVMVAPLHVPVSLARRFATLDQFSGGRVIAGLGQGWQRREFETANVPTSRKGARTEEFITAMRAAWGADPVRHEGEFYQIAPSEVNPKPVQAHIPVLLAAFAPAAVKRAGRIADGLIPVASSAEDLRGIVSTFHDAAREAGRDPKDLVVVNQAPWPVTPITREPIGDGLTFLSGSPQQIAEDLMVAREIGATQVYLCGGQGLGLDEGLQAGDVDQWLGLLGEVIEAADRLGVLAP
- a CDS encoding C40 family peptidase, giving the protein MTKIVIGVVTVVIIACFGLPLLLLSSVTGGGPGGCAIAAPPAVRPFGQPSGAGRWDTEQLDIAATIIDVGVAKGIPRWGWIVAVATAMQESGLRNLPYLGERNDHDSIGVFQQRPSQGWGTVAQLSEPAYQAGKFFDKLQTVPGWQTMPLTQAAQAVQLSAFPDAYATWTDHALHLVEQTTNTLADCATDTLDALPAGFALPANTPPAVATAIVWAVNQLGTPYHFGGSCTDPHSSDPDKQCDCSSLMQSAYRAAGISIPRVTTDQVNAGKPVADPTLLLPGDLVFIPGSQGTMANPRHVGMYIGEGLIIQATRTGDIVKISELSSWIDEVAAIRRIEIR